Proteins co-encoded in one Ensifer sp. PDNC004 genomic window:
- a CDS encoding IclR family transcriptional regulator, protein MTGVEPTDDIETTGKPRRSRVSGMDRALQVLDFLYETGSPSGVYAIAKAVGAPLSTAYVTVDDMVEKNLLSRDADGLVWLGDRLYHYGLAYARSLDFLGVATREMHDLGREVAETIQLCGRDGDYMQVLAMADGPGHFQVTSRVGTRVPLNWTASGRLLVGHLPADERLELFRRCARTSPTGRADIDPAALSDQAESALAARLSIQAGESDYAVACVAAPILDDKGNCAATISIVLPEQKILDDRAFYADHVRVSAERIEKMMGWRSH, encoded by the coding sequence ATGACCGGCGTCGAGCCGACCGACGATATCGAAACGACCGGCAAGCCGCGCCGTTCGCGCGTGAGCGGCATGGATCGCGCCTTGCAGGTGCTCGATTTCCTTTATGAGACGGGTTCCCCGAGCGGCGTCTACGCCATTGCCAAGGCCGTCGGCGCGCCGCTGTCGACCGCTTACGTCACTGTCGACGACATGGTCGAGAAGAACCTGCTCAGTCGTGACGCCGACGGGCTCGTCTGGCTCGGCGACCGGCTTTATCACTATGGCCTTGCCTATGCCCGCTCGCTCGATTTTCTCGGCGTTGCCACCCGCGAAATGCACGACCTCGGCCGCGAAGTCGCCGAGACGATCCAGCTTTGCGGTCGCGACGGCGACTACATGCAGGTGCTCGCCATGGCCGACGGTCCCGGCCATTTCCAGGTGACCTCGCGCGTCGGTACCCGCGTGCCGCTCAACTGGACGGCGTCCGGCCGCCTGCTCGTCGGGCATCTTCCGGCCGATGAACGGCTCGAGCTGTTCCGCCGCTGTGCCCGCACCTCGCCGACCGGTCGCGCTGACATCGATCCGGCCGCCCTTTCCGACCAGGCCGAGAGCGCGCTTGCGGCACGGCTGTCGATCCAGGCGGGTGAATCCGACTATGCGGTCGCCTGCGTCGCCGCCCCGATCCTCGACGACAAGGGCAATTGCGCCGCCACGATCTCGATCGTGCTGCCCGAGCAGAAAATCCTCGACGACCGGGCGTTCTACGCCGATCACGTCAGGGTTTCCGCCGAGCGGATCGAAAAGATGATGGGCTGGCGCAGCCACTGA
- a CDS encoding ABC transporter ATP-binding protein translates to MTETKAQPDRLTAPVLSVENLTTSFLVDGAWKPVVRDISFSVAPGETVAIVGESGSGKSVTSLSIMRLLQKETSRVEGRVMMGGRNILDLPESEMRRVRGNDVAMIFQEPMTSLNPLFTIGDQISEALLCHSPMSKAEAKAETIRLLEKVRIPSAASRFDEYPHRFSGGMRQRVMIAMALASRPKLLIADEPTTALDVTIQGQILDLIKVLQEEEGTSVLFITHDMGVVAEIADRTVVMFRGDAVETGNTEDIFLRAKHPYTRALLSAVPMLGSMKGESQPMRFPVIDASTGLPNAVAEATDTVQSGRKPILEVKNLVKRFDIHAGLLGKLKGRVHAIENVSFSLQPGETLSLVGESGCGKSTTGRAIMRLIEPESGAVTLDGQDVLKMDRKQLREMRRTMQMIFQDPFASLNPRMTVGAAIAEPYIEHKLGTARQAREKVADLLERVGLQADMAARYPHEFSGGQRQRVCIARALALDPKVIVADESVSALDVSIKAQVINLLLDLQASLGLAYLFISHDMAVVERVSHRVAVMHLGEIVEIGSRAQVFENPQHPYTKKLMAAVPIADPTRRHTRRNVASDELKSPLRAPDYVPAERRYQQVADDHFVQV, encoded by the coding sequence ATGACCGAGACCAAAGCCCAGCCGGACCGTTTGACGGCACCCGTTCTCTCCGTCGAAAACCTGACGACATCCTTTCTGGTCGACGGTGCCTGGAAGCCTGTCGTCCGGGATATCTCGTTTTCCGTTGCGCCGGGCGAAACCGTCGCGATCGTCGGCGAGTCCGGCTCAGGCAAGAGCGTCACGTCGCTGTCGATCATGCGGCTCCTGCAGAAGGAGACGAGCCGCGTCGAAGGACGGGTGATGATGGGCGGACGCAACATCCTCGACCTGCCGGAATCTGAGATGCGCCGCGTGCGCGGCAACGATGTCGCGATGATCTTCCAGGAGCCGATGACCAGCCTCAATCCGCTGTTCACCATCGGCGACCAGATCTCCGAGGCCCTTCTCTGCCACAGCCCGATGTCGAAGGCAGAGGCGAAAGCCGAAACCATCCGGCTGCTCGAAAAGGTCCGCATTCCCTCGGCCGCCTCGCGCTTCGACGAATACCCGCACCGCTTCTCCGGCGGCATGCGCCAGCGCGTGATGATCGCGATGGCGCTCGCGAGCCGTCCGAAGCTGCTCATCGCCGACGAGCCTACGACGGCGCTCGACGTCACCATCCAGGGCCAGATCCTCGACCTGATCAAGGTGTTGCAGGAGGAGGAAGGCACCTCGGTGCTCTTCATCACCCACGACATGGGCGTGGTCGCCGAGATCGCCGACCGCACGGTCGTGATGTTCCGCGGCGATGCCGTCGAGACCGGCAACACCGAGGACATCTTCCTTCGGGCGAAACATCCCTATACCCGCGCGTTGCTTTCGGCCGTACCGATGCTCGGCTCGATGAAGGGCGAAAGCCAGCCGATGCGCTTTCCGGTGATCGATGCGTCAACGGGCCTGCCCAACGCCGTCGCTGAAGCCACCGATACGGTGCAGTCCGGCCGCAAGCCGATCCTCGAGGTCAAGAACCTCGTCAAGCGCTTCGACATCCACGCCGGCCTGCTCGGCAAGCTCAAGGGCCGGGTGCACGCGATCGAGAACGTCTCCTTCAGCCTGCAGCCGGGCGAGACGCTGTCGCTCGTCGGCGAATCCGGCTGCGGCAAGTCGACGACCGGCCGGGCGATCATGCGGCTGATCGAGCCGGAAAGCGGCGCGGTGACGCTCGACGGCCAGGACGTGCTCAAGATGGATCGCAAGCAGTTGCGCGAAATGCGTCGCACCATGCAGATGATCTTCCAGGATCCCTTCGCCAGCCTCAATCCACGCATGACGGTAGGGGCGGCGATTGCCGAACCGTATATCGAGCACAAGCTCGGCACCGCACGACAGGCCCGGGAGAAGGTCGCCGATCTCCTGGAACGCGTCGGGCTGCAGGCCGACATGGCGGCGCGCTATCCGCACGAGTTCTCCGGCGGCCAGCGCCAGCGCGTCTGCATCGCTCGTGCGCTTGCGCTCGACCCGAAGGTGATCGTCGCCGACGAGTCCGTCTCGGCGCTCGACGTGTCGATCAAGGCACAGGTCATCAACCTCTTGCTCGACCTGCAGGCAAGCCTCGGCCTTGCCTATCTGTTCATCTCGCACGACATGGCCGTCGTCGAGCGCGTCAGCCACCGCGTCGCCGTCATGCATCTCGGCGAGATCGTCGAGATCGGCTCGCGCGCCCAGGTCTTCGAGAACCCGCAGCACCCCTATACGAAGAAGCTGATGGCTGCCGTGCCGATCGCCGACCCGACCCGTCGCCATACGCGCCGCAATGTCGCGAGTGACGAGCTGAAGAGCCCCTTGCGCGCGCCCGACTATGTGCCGGCCGAACGGCGTTACCAGCAGGTCGCCGACGATCACTTCGTCCAGGTCTGA
- a CDS encoding ABC transporter ATP-binding protein, giving the protein MFRHTKPDLLRPISEVLRAYWRADRWMLLAVATIVLVSSVCSVAAPYVFSRLIDTLSQETLVPGLLWGFVIYATLLGLSAALQHMVQYLSFMTAENLGFIASTRFFERILKKTTAFFVEHNPAQIQNANARGRSALITLVELGLVAFIPGAVQILLTLATLGALINAEVVAITVIYGTAAITVTLLSARRARVYLDRAVEAGQENARFVGNAMNAMETLRHFGSHAWMSHRFSAKVRDNWRAYVLQRIGSIALIGLGLAIQFAVTFWLLLPRYEAGALSIGQIVLFNTLLLQLNMPFEMIAHAIDDVARSRADLGPMARMWSAPEERQVSHASAFTPREGRVVFDNVGYAYDNGRGLSAVSFAASRGGITFLTGETGSGKSTIFKLALKSMEPDSGRILVDGIDLATIDRADWYGAIAVVPQDVVLLNESLEDNILLGRPRDEARLREAAEKAAILALIAALPAGFDTTVGERGLKLSGGERQRIAIARALYGNPAILFLDEASSALDEATERDIMEHIRLLARDVTVLAITHRRSVITEADTVIALGDTKAAPKEALAPSAERAF; this is encoded by the coding sequence ATGTTTCGACACACCAAGCCCGATCTCCTGCGGCCGATTTCCGAGGTGCTGCGCGCCTATTGGCGCGCCGATCGCTGGATGCTCTTGGCCGTGGCGACGATCGTGCTCGTTTCGAGCGTCTGTAGCGTTGCCGCTCCCTATGTCTTTTCCAGGCTGATCGACACGCTGTCGCAGGAAACCCTCGTACCCGGTCTGCTATGGGGCTTCGTGATCTATGCGACGCTTCTCGGCCTGTCGGCGGCCCTGCAGCACATGGTACAGTATCTGTCGTTCATGACCGCGGAAAACCTCGGCTTCATTGCCAGCACCCGCTTCTTCGAACGCATCCTCAAGAAGACGACCGCCTTCTTCGTCGAGCACAATCCGGCGCAGATCCAGAACGCCAATGCGCGCGGGCGCAGCGCGCTGATCACATTGGTCGAGCTGGGGCTCGTCGCCTTCATCCCCGGCGCCGTCCAAATCCTGCTGACGCTTGCAACCCTCGGCGCCCTCATCAACGCCGAAGTGGTCGCGATCACGGTGATCTACGGCACAGCAGCGATAACGGTCACGCTGCTTTCCGCCCGCCGCGCCCGCGTCTATCTCGATCGGGCCGTGGAGGCCGGGCAGGAAAATGCCCGCTTCGTCGGCAACGCCATGAACGCCATGGAAACGTTGCGCCATTTCGGCAGCCACGCCTGGATGAGCCACCGCTTCTCGGCCAAGGTGCGCGACAATTGGCGCGCCTACGTGCTGCAGCGCATCGGTTCGATCGCCCTCATCGGTCTTGGGTTGGCGATCCAGTTTGCGGTGACGTTCTGGCTGCTGCTACCGCGCTACGAGGCGGGCGCTCTGTCGATCGGACAGATCGTCTTGTTCAATACGCTGCTGCTCCAGCTCAACATGCCGTTCGAGATGATTGCCCACGCCATCGACGACGTCGCGCGCTCGCGCGCCGACCTGGGGCCGATGGCGAGAATGTGGAGCGCGCCGGAAGAACGGCAGGTGTCGCACGCATCGGCGTTCACGCCACGCGAAGGGCGCGTCGTTTTCGACAATGTAGGCTACGCTTACGACAATGGCCGCGGGCTGAGCGCGGTCAGCTTTGCCGCCAGCCGCGGCGGCATCACCTTTCTTACCGGCGAGACCGGCTCCGGCAAGTCGACGATCTTCAAGCTGGCGCTGAAATCGATGGAGCCGGACAGCGGACGCATCCTTGTCGATGGCATCGATCTTGCGACCATCGACCGGGCCGACTGGTACGGCGCGATTGCCGTCGTGCCGCAGGACGTCGTGCTGCTGAATGAGAGCCTGGAAGACAATATCCTGCTCGGTCGCCCGCGCGACGAGGCCAGATTGCGCGAGGCCGCCGAGAAAGCGGCGATCCTCGCCTTGATCGCGGCGCTGCCCGCCGGCTTCGACACCACCGTCGGCGAGCGCGGCCTGAAATTATCCGGCGGCGAGCGCCAGAGGATCGCCATTGCCCGCGCGCTCTACGGCAATCCCGCCATCCTGTTTCTCGACGAAGCGAGCTCGGCGCTCGACGAGGCGACCGAGCGCGATATCATGGAACATATCCGGCTGCTTGCCCGCGATGTGACGGTGCTGGCGATCACGCACAGGCGATCGGTGATCACTGAGGCCGACACGGTTATCGCACTCGGCGACACCAAAGCCGCCCCGAAAGAAGCCCTCGCACCGTCCGCTGAGCGCGCGTTCTGA
- a CDS encoding glycoside hydrolase family 5 protein, protein MRFVASALLALSLASPAGAADLIGFWDKPQHGGNSFNRLPPDDAYFKALAGYGATWVRLSYDKWKPAKRDYLIGDADKYAGIPAADLKTLKETLDRADKAGLKVVIAPLSLPGMRWAQNNGNRFDGRLWQDKVWWDQAAAFWRDLARELKDHPAVAAYNIVNEPAPEKKNGLAEHADRETMQTWYGDKAGSASDLKAFYGTVIAAIRTVDPATPVMADAGWYAAADAFSYWPAALTDQKVLYSFHMYEPYAATSAPNMKRDTPYAYPGKVPFGDSEETWDKARVEAYLAEPVRWAKDKGVPLNRLVAGEFGCMRLWSGCKAYLEDVLTAFDKEDLHWAFYSFREDAWDGMDYELGSKKVGWKYWQQMEANERDTTPRKATPEFAPISKRLQKAD, encoded by the coding sequence ATGCGCTTCGTAGCCTCCGCCCTTCTTGCCCTGAGCCTTGCATCACCAGCCGGCGCCGCTGACCTCATCGGCTTCTGGGACAAGCCCCAGCATGGCGGCAACAGCTTCAACCGGCTGCCGCCGGACGACGCCTATTTCAAGGCCCTCGCGGGTTACGGCGCCACCTGGGTGCGTCTCTCCTATGACAAGTGGAAACCGGCCAAGCGCGACTATCTGATCGGCGATGCCGACAAGTACGCGGGCATTCCGGCCGCTGACCTCAAGACGCTCAAGGAGACGCTCGATCGTGCCGACAAGGCGGGGCTGAAGGTCGTCATCGCGCCGCTGTCGCTGCCCGGCATGCGCTGGGCGCAGAACAACGGTAACCGGTTCGACGGCCGCCTCTGGCAGGACAAGGTCTGGTGGGACCAGGCAGCAGCCTTCTGGCGAGATCTGGCCCGCGAACTGAAGGACCATCCGGCCGTCGCCGCCTACAACATCGTCAACGAGCCGGCCCCCGAAAAGAAGAACGGTCTTGCCGAGCATGCCGACAGAGAGACGATGCAGACATGGTACGGCGACAAGGCGGGCAGCGCCTCGGACCTCAAGGCCTTCTACGGGACGGTGATCGCCGCCATCCGGACGGTCGATCCGGCAACGCCCGTCATGGCGGATGCCGGCTGGTATGCGGCCGCCGACGCCTTTTCCTATTGGCCAGCCGCGCTCACCGACCAGAAGGTGCTCTACAGCTTCCACATGTACGAACCCTATGCCGCGACAAGCGCGCCCAACATGAAGCGCGACACACCCTATGCCTATCCCGGCAAGGTGCCTTTCGGCGATAGTGAAGAGACGTGGGACAAGGCGCGCGTCGAAGCCTATCTGGCAGAGCCGGTGCGATGGGCAAAAGACAAGGGCGTGCCGCTCAATCGCCTGGTTGCGGGCGAGTTCGGCTGCATGCGCCTCTGGTCCGGTTGCAAGGCCTATCTTGAAGATGTGCTGACAGCTTTCGACAAGGAGGATCTGCATTGGGCCTTCTACAGCTTCCGCGAGGATGCCTGGGACGGCATGGATTACGAACTGGGATCGAAGAAGGTCGGATGGAAATACTGGCAGCAGATGGAGGCCAACGAGCGCGACACGACGCCACGCAAGGCGACGCCCGAGTTCGCGCCGATCAGCAAACGGCTGCAAAAGGCAGATTGA
- a CDS encoding aminotransferase class V-fold PLP-dependent enzyme: MPDRDIREALGLRPVINVSGTMTGLGASIVVPEAIAAMTGILPQFVEINDLQRKVSPVISRLTGAEAGFITASCSAGISLAVAGTMTGSDLAAIERLPDTTGLKNEVILQMGHVVSYGAPVDQAIRLAGAKPVFVGQATSAYRYHIEGAINERTACAVYVVSHHVVQYGLVGLREFAEVCHSKGVPVIVDAASEYDLRIFLDEGADIVLYSGHKFLGGPTSGIVAGKKEMVRNTFLQNLGIGRGMKVGKESMLGVMAALQAWETRDHAGIRERETGYLNLWRETLDGRPGIKPVIEADPTNNPLDRLRVNIDPQEAHITAWDLADALARGAPPIIVRDHEAEHNYFYLDPCNLHPGQEKIVASRLAEELDKARASNEIIATSLAERNARRFAGLLRWPD, from the coding sequence ATGCCTGACCGTGACATTCGCGAAGCTCTCGGACTTCGCCCCGTTATCAACGTCTCCGGCACGATGACGGGCCTCGGCGCATCGATCGTGGTCCCGGAAGCGATCGCGGCCATGACAGGCATACTGCCGCAGTTCGTCGAGATCAACGACCTGCAGCGCAAGGTGAGCCCGGTGATTTCGCGGCTGACGGGTGCCGAAGCCGGCTTCATCACGGCGTCGTGCTCCGCCGGCATCAGCCTCGCCGTTGCCGGCACCATGACCGGAAGCGATCTTGCCGCCATCGAGCGCCTGCCCGACACGACCGGCCTCAAGAACGAGGTCATCCTGCAGATGGGCCATGTGGTCAGCTACGGCGCGCCCGTCGACCAGGCGATCCGGCTCGCCGGCGCCAAGCCAGTATTCGTCGGCCAGGCCACGTCCGCCTATCGCTACCATATCGAAGGCGCCATCAACGAGCGCACCGCCTGCGCCGTCTATGTCGTCTCGCACCATGTCGTGCAGTACGGCCTCGTGGGCCTCAGGGAATTTGCCGAGGTCTGCCATTCCAAGGGGGTACCGGTCATCGTCGACGCAGCCTCGGAATACGACCTGCGCATCTTCCTCGACGAGGGCGCCGACATCGTGCTCTATTCCGGCCACAAGTTCCTGGGCGGCCCGACCTCGGGCATCGTCGCCGGCAAAAAGGAAATGGTGCGCAACACCTTCCTGCAGAACCTCGGCATCGGCCGCGGCATGAAAGTCGGCAAGGAAAGCATGCTCGGCGTGATGGCGGCGCTTCAGGCCTGGGAAACCCGCGACCATGCCGGCATCCGCGAGCGCGAAACCGGTTACCTGAACCTCTGGCGCGAGACGCTCGACGGCCGTCCCGGCATCAAGCCGGTGATCGAGGCCGACCCGACCAACAACCCGCTCGACCGGCTGCGCGTCAACATCGACCCGCAGGAAGCCCATATCACCGCCTGGGATCTCGCCGATGCGCTGGCCCGCGGCGCGCCGCCGATCATCGTTCGCGACCACGAGGCCGAGCACAACTACTTCTACCTCGATCCCTGCAACCTGCATCCGGGCCAGGAAAAGATCGTCGCCAGCCGTCTCGCCGAGGAACTCGACAAGGCGAGAGCCTCGAACGAGATCATCGCCACGTCGCTCGCCGAACGCAACGCACGCCGCTTCGCCGGCCTGCTGCGCTGGCCCGACTGA